GACCACGCCGGGCCCGCTGATCATGGTGCTCCAGTTCGTCGGCTTCATGGCCGCCTATCGCGATCCGAGCGGACTCTCACCGATGCTCGCGGCGACGCTCGGCGGCCTGCTCGCGACCTGGGTCACCTTCACGCCCTGCTTCCTCTGGATCTTCGTCGGCGCCCCCTATATCGAGCGCCTGCGCGGCAACAGAGGCCTCGCGGGCGCGCTCGGCGCGATCACCGCCGCCGTCGTCGGCGTCATCCTCAACCTCTCGATCTGGTTTGCCCTGCACACGCTGTTCCGCGAGACCGTGCCGGTGCACGCCTTCCCGCTGAATTTCGATAGGCCGGTGCTGAGCAGCGTCGATGTGCCGGCCCTCGTGCTGGCGATCGCGGCAGCGACCGCGATCTTCCGGTTCAAGCTGGGGATGCTGACGGTGCTGGCTGCAAGCTGCGCCGCGGGCGTGGCATTAAGGCTGGCGGGAATTATTTAGCGCGCCGCTACGATGTCCGCCCTTGCACGTCCCCGGCGGTCCAGGGCCCGGCTTGGCCTCAAGCCGCAGTGTCCAGTTGACTGAGCGCAACCTTGATATCTTTGGCAGGCGGCCGGCCGAACATGCGCCCATATTCTCGCGTGAATTGCGAGACGCTCTCGTAACCTACTGCGAAGGCCGCGCTGCTCACCTCCGAGCCCTCCGACAGCATCATCCTACGCGCCTCGATGAGCCGCAACTGCTTCTGAAACTGCAGGGGACTGAGTGATGTAATCGCGCGGAAGTGCTGGTGAAACGAGGACGGGCTCATCGCAGCCGCTTCCGCCAAGCGTTCGATGCGCAGCGGCTTTGCGTATTCGGAGCGGATGATCGCGACCGCGCGCGCGATGCGTTGCGCATGGCTGTCGGCCACTCCGAGAGCCCTTATCGCCGTGCCGTGTCGCCCCGCCAGCAGCCAATAATGGATTTCGCGAACGAGCTGAGATCGCAGAACCGGCAAAGACGACGGACGCTCGAGCAGCCGCATCAATCGGAGCGCGGCATCGGCAACCTCCGCTTCAGTCGGATCCACGCGGACGGAAATGGCTTGCTGCCCAGGAGCCAGGTTCATCTCCACGATCAGGCTCGCGATCACCGCCGCATCGAGTTCAACGACCAGGGAAAAATATGGGACCTTTGCGCTGGCGCGGGTGATCTGGCTGACAGTCGGCACGTCCGCCGAGATCAGGAGCGACTCTCCCGCGCCGAAATCGAAGCTGTGCGATCCCATCGTCACGCGCTTACGGCCCTGCAGGACGAGCGCAACGAGCGGCCGGTTGATCGCGTACTGGAGCTGGCTCTGCGTCATGGCCCGTACGGCCGTAAGGCCCGGGATCGGCGTCTTGGCAGCGCCGTGTTGGTCGCAACGCAAATTCGCATAGCGGCGAACCGCTTCGAGCAAGGTCGTCGTCATTCCTCGAATTTATACCAAGCGCAGGCTCCGGCAACCGGACATGGCCCGACTGCTTCAACTTTGCGCATAGTGAATTGCTCGTTCAACGCAGCGCCGGGCCGGGTCCGAGTGACCCTGCATTTGGAGGAATAGGCAAGAAGGCTCAAGTATCTGGCAACTGGGCTGCGGCGGCGTGTGCCACCTTCGCCGTGTCGAACGAAGGAGACATCACATGGCTAAAATTGCAATCGTCACAGGCGCGAGCCGCGGGCTCGGCCGCAACATGGCCGTCAACATCGCGCGCAAGGGCAGCGATGTCATCATTACATACCGGAGCCGTGCCGACCTTGCGGAGAGCGCGGTCGCCGAGATCAAGGCGCTGGGACGCCGGGCCGTGGCCTTCCAATTGGACAGCGCCGACGTGGCCGGATTCCCCGCCTTCGCGCAAACACTGGGCCAGACACTGAAGGAGACATTTGGTCGCGAGACCTTCGATGACCTCGTGCACAATGCCGGCGACGGCCTCTTCGCCACGCTCGGCGAGACCACGGAGGCTCAGTTCGATCAGCAGATGAACCTGCATGTCAAAGGCGTACTTTTCCTGACACAAGCCTTGCTGCCCCTGATGGCAAACGGTGGCTCGATCGTCACCATCGGCAGTGGCCTGACACGTGTCACCTATCCGGGCTTCGCCGTCTACACCATGGCGAAAGCCGCCGCGGACATGATGGCGGTCTGCATGGCCAGGGAGCTCGGGCCGCGCGGCATCCGCGTCAACAGCGTTGCGCCGGGAGCGATCGAAACCGACTTCGGCGGTGGCCTGGTGCGCGACAATTCGGACGTGAACAAGCAATTTGCCGCCATGACTGCGCTCGGCCGCGTCGGCGTCCCGGATGATATCGGTCCGATGGTCGCGAGCCTGCTGAGCGAGGACAATCGCTGGGTTACCGGGCAACGGATCGAAGTCTCGGGCGGTCAGATGATCTGACCGCCGAGTGCCGCCTCACCGAGCATGCGAAGGCCGCCGCGACACCTTGCGGCGGCCTTTGGGGACCGGAAGCCCACTCGCGAGCGTCGATGTCGCAAAGCATTGTCGATGAAGGCCTTCCGCATCTCCCTGACCGCTTAGGCGGCATATTGAACGTCGTTCGATCAGCGGGATGGACCAATGTCGCAGATGCACCGGAATCCCACGTAGACGGCGTAAGCAGCGGACTAACGAATTCAGCCTTTTAGGCCGCTCTGCCATCTCCGGAGCTTGCAAGCTTAGCGAGCAGGTCGCTTGCGACGAGTAGATCCCTCGTCTGGAAACCCTCGGTAAATTCGTCGTAGATCGGCAGCAGGATCTTGCGGGCATCATCCCTTCGCGACCGGGCGCACCAGAGCTTTGCGAGATCATTCGCTGCGCGCAAACGCCACGACAACGCACCGATATCCCGGGCAAGCTCGATCGATTCCATGAGGCTTGCCTCAGCTTCTCTTGTCTGATCCTGGGCGGCGAGAATGGACGCATGGACGCGAATGACTTCTGGAAGGCACCAACCTTCGCTCCGCGCTCGGGCGGTTTTCACTGCGGTCAGGATCGTTGCTTCGGCTTCGCCGAACCGTCCGGCACGGGCTAGAGCATCTGCCAGAACACTGAGGTAATAGGGCATCCGCACCAGGTAATTGACATTGCGGAACTCCTCGATCGCCTCCTTGAGGGAATCGACCGTGTCCGACGAAGCGCCGCCTTTCTCGTGTGCCAAGGCAGCGCGATAAAAACTGGCAATCGGCCGTCTGGTGAATAGTCCCTGCCTCTCGACGTGTTCGGCGAGCAATTCGACGTATTGATCACATTCCTCGTAACGCCCGCACCAATAGAAAACCGGGCACGAATATGTAAGCGCGTTATTCAGCGAAAGGTGATGGTGGCCCGGACGGGCTCGCTCAAAGGCGGCAGCAGCGGTCCGGCTGGCAGAGTCTGGCAAGCCCCTCAACCACAGGACCTGAGATAGCGCGCATTCCAACAGAATGACAATGTCGGCCAAATACCGAACGCTATACGAACGGTTGAAATATCGTAGATCGCGCAGCTGGAGGCTCTCGAGTCGGTGCTGGGCGTCTTGAAGACGACCGAGAAAGAGGTCGGCTATTCCCAAGTGAACTTCGCCCTCGGGAAGAATCGAAGGATCATCCGCTGCGGCTGCCGAGGCGAATGTCTTGATCGTGCGTATTCCGGAGTCGTACTCACCCGTGAAGAGTTCAAATGCCGCAATCAACATCAGGCAACGATGACGATAATCGGTGTCACCAATCTGATTTGCGATCTCCGATGCGCGCTGCAATGCAGCCATGGCCGCCGTCTTCAGACCACGCGTGATCATGGTTGAGGCTCCGAGCCACAGCTTGAACTTCATCTCGAATGCCGTGCCGGCGAGTCCCGCGGCATCGAGCTCCTCGACCGCGCGCGAAACGTGGACGTGGCATTCCTGGATCAGCGAAAAATGATTCCAGAGCAGCAGGCCTGCAACGGTCAGTCGAATTCGCAGCGACCGATTTGCCTCGTCCCGACGGGCCCAAGCCAGCGCAACACGCAGATCGTCGACAACGTGGCGGTAGGCGGCGCCCCATTCGTGGGCTGGACGCTGCGACCACTCACTTGCGGCCTGCTCCAGCACCGCACATACATGTTCCGCATGACGACAGCGGACCGCCTGGTCCTCACCGCTGATCCGCAGGCGCTCCGCGCAATAGGCGCGTGTTGTTTCCAAGAGGCGGTAGGTGACCAAGTCTGCATTAGTATCCATCACCAGCAGCGACTTCGCGGCAAGCTTGGCGAGCGTATTCGTTGCCTCAGCGGGCCCTCCGTTCGACACCGCCGCTGCCCCATCAACACTGAAAACACCGGCGAACACGGAGACTTCACACAGCAATGCGGCCTCACGCTCGGAAAGGAGGCTGTAGCTCCAGTCGAGTGTCGCGAGGAGCGACTGCTGTCTCTGAGGCGCGCCAAGGGGGCCAAGATTGAGGAGGCGGAAACTCTCGTCCAGCATCTGCAGGATGCGGGCCGGCGAGAAGGCGGCCGTTTGTGTTGCGGCGAGCTCGATGGCGAGTGCGTTGCCATCAAGCCGACGGCAGATTTCCGCCACCGCGGCGGCGTCCGCGTCTGTTAGCCGATATCCCGATCGCTCGGTTGCGCGCGTGGCAAACAACTCGACCGCGGGAAACTTGCAAGCCTCGTCTGCCGCGGGACGTTCGCTGGGATCGCATTCCAGTCCGCGGATGCGATGTATCCGCTCCGCACCGCCTAGCCCGAGGGGCTCGCGACTGGTTGTGAGAATGTGCACGCCATCGAGCTGGCGAGCAAGCCGATCAACTGCAGTCGCGACGGAAGGAAGCAGGTGCTCGCAATTGTCGAACAGGAGGATCTTTTCCTGCAGCTTCAAAGCACGCAGGACGCTCGACAGCGGATCCCCGCCCGTTACGCCGAGCCCGAGCGCGTAGGCGATCGCCGTAGGCACGAACTGCGGGTCGCTGATTTTCGCAAGGTCCACGAACGTGGCGCCGTAGGCGTGCCGGCGAGACGCTTCGTGAGCTGCCGCTACGGCGACGGTCGTCTTGCCGACCCCGCCGGTCCCCACAACCGATACAATCTTCGATACGTTTAGGTCGTGAAGGATTGCATCAATGACACCTGCTCTGCCAAAGATGCGCGCCACTGCCATCGGGAGACCTTGCCCCCCTGTCGCCGTTCCGGCTGAGATCCCTTCTTCGGCTGCCTGGACCTGCGCGATAAATCGGTAGCCACGCCCGGTTACGGTCGCGATATACTTGGCCGGCTCGGGCCCATCGCCGAGTGCCCGTCGCAGGGCATTTATGTTGACCTTAAGATTTGCCTCTTCGACAATTGTGTTCGGCCAGACACGCGCGAACAGCTCCTGCTTGCTCACGATTTCGCCTGGCCGCTCGACCAGTGCCGTCAAGATGTCCAGCGCGCGCCCCCCGATGCGGACTGGTACCTCTCCGTTGAGTAGCAATTGGCGTTCGGGAATAAGGAGAAACGGCCCAAAGCCGAAAGATCGTGCAGTTCGTTCTCCGCAGTCACTCGTCACGAGCAGCACCTTCTAAGGAGATCGGAACAAGTACAGCATGCCAGAAAAGCGAGGGCGGTCACACCGGCAATTTAGCAAAAGCCGTTGTGTCTTTGCTTGCTCCAAAGTCCGCTTTGAGCCGCAGGCCGGCGACTGTGACCGGTGCGACTTCCGCCTTTTCAAGAGCTGCCGTTCTTGTGCCCGTTCTCAAAGCAAAAGCTCCCCCGTCGGCCCGGCCACCCGTCGGGCAAAACAGCCGCGCGTCAGGCTCTGCCGCTGTCAAGCTCCGCCTCGCAAAATATTCCACTTTACCGAAATTCGGATTTGTCGTACACGCAAAGCACCCTGGCCCGAGACAAGGGGCGGATCGCGATCGTCACGAACCGCGGGCTGGGCAGCGATGGACGCGACGGCGTCGGGCGCAAATGGCATTGCAGGGCGGTTTCGGCCGTGAGCAATGGCCTTTGTGCTGACGACACGACGCTGACAGCGTCTTCGCATGGCTTCGGGGGCGAGCACACGCCACCCCTCGGAGTCCCAGCGAAGACGTGCGCGGACGGAGAAGTCGTGTGGTCCTGACGCCCGGGGTCTGTGCGTCAAGGCTTGCGGTGATGTAGCGGCCGACCGGCACGCGCATCGATCATCCGCGAGGCGACGGGGGCAATAGTGCATCGCTCCCCGGGGAGAGCACGAAGGACACCGTTAAAACCATTCGCGCAGGGAAGGCCGGGCGACCGGCGACACCTGTGGTCCACCCCGTGTGCATTCTTACTGTACACGGACTTGCGGGTGCCGCCGGCGCCCGGCCTTCCCTGCGCCCTTGTCTCTTTCGAGGGCGTGCGAGAACCAAAACTCGGGCGAAACGCGCCGCGGGAACGCGATGGCGCGTCTGCTGTTTGAAGTGTGAAATGGAAGAGCGACGCCCTTGCCCCTTGCTCCGTCATTGCGAGCGTGGGAGCCGCAAGCCCCACACTCGCTGTCATCGCCCGGCTTGACCAGGCGATCCAGTACTCCGAGACGGTCGCGATTGAGAAGACAGGCCGCCGTGTACTGGATGCCCCCGGTCAAGCCGGGGCATGACATGATCTTTGTGGCGCTACCGCATCATCATCCGCGCGATCGCTTCCCCGATCACCACCGTCGTGAAATGCGTGTTGGCGCGGCAGTCCGACGGCATGATCGAGGCGTCGGCAACGCGCAGGCCGGAAATGCCCTTGACCGTGCCATCGGGGTTGACCACGCCATCAGCATTGCCAACACCGCTCATGCGGCAGCTGCCGGCGGCGTGCTGGATGTCACCGGTCTCACGGCGCAGCACCGCGTCGAGCTCATGGTCCGGCAGGCTGCCTGCCTGCTGCAGTGTCAGATCGGTGTCGGCGAGCCGGATCCAATCGGCAATGCCCGACAACGCCGGCTGTGCGGTGATCACGGCAAGGCGCTTCACCGCATCCATCATGCGCAGCATGTCGCGGGGATCGACGAGCATGTTCTCCTCGACGACGGGATCGATCGACGGGTCGGTCGAGGCCAGCTTGAGGGTGCCGCGCGAATAGGCGTTGAACAGGCCCGCGCCGATCGCGCCGGGATTGCCGATGCCGCGGTGATTGAAGGCGATCAGGATCATGTCGCGCTTGCCGCCGTCGGCGAGGCCGGAGGAATAGGTCACGCAGCAATTGGTGTGGCGCGTGTCGGGATCGGTCGGCCTGAGCCCTTCGTGAAGCTGAATGGTTGCCCGAAACAGCGGGTGGTCGAAGAAGTGCTTGCCCACCGGCAAATCGCGCGCAACCGCGATCCCCATCGCCTTCAGCTCCTCGGCAGGACCAATGCCCGAGCGCAACAGGATAGCCGGGCTGTGAATGGCGCCGGCGCAAAGCACGATCTGACGCGCGCTGATCTCGTGGGTGCCCTGCCCCTCGAAATGGACGCGGAGACCGGTCACCCTTCCGTCGCTGATCAATCCGCGATCCACCAGCGCGTGGCCGCGGATCTCGAGATTGGCGCGGCCGCGCGCGGGCTCGAGATAGGCTTCATTGGTGCTGATGCGGCGACTGTCGCGGCTGTTGATGGGATAGCAGGCGACGCCCTCGCCGTCGTGGCCATTGAGGTCGGCACACCAGGGATAGCCGCTCGCCAGTGCAGCATCGCGCAAGCCGCGATCGATCGGGCCCCACTTGTCCGGTGGCGCGCGATAGACCGGCAGCGGTCCGCCGCGGCCGTGGCCCTCGGCATCGCCGAACTCCAAATCATCCTCGATCACGGAGAACAGCGGCATCACCTCCCTGGCTGACCAGCCGCTGCAGCCATTGGCGGCCCATTCGTCGAACGCATCTGCAACGCCGCGGATGGCGATCTGGCCGTTCATCATCGAGGAGCCGCCGAGCCCCTTGCCGCGCCAGTAGAAGCGCGGCACCTGCCCGCCGACGCGGCGCGACAAGAGATCGGGCCACTGCCATTTCTCCTGGTATTCGCGCTTGTGGATGATCGGGATCGGGTTCGGCGTCCGCACTTCCCAGGGCGCCTCGTCGGCACGCCAGTCGCGCCCCGCTTCGAGCAGCAGGACGCGCCGTGCGGGATCCTCCGAGAGCCTTGCCGCCACGGCAGCGCCGGCAGAGCCGCCGCCCACAACAATGACATCGTACATCGCGCTATTTCTCAACGTTCCAGAACACGGGGATGGCAGACGGTATCAGACCGCGCAAGGTGGCGCGATAGGCGGCCGGCTGGGCGAACTGCCCCCATGGAATGGCCGGCGCCTGATCGTACATCACGGCCTGGATCTCGCCCGCGATCTTCTTGCGATCCTCCTCTGCCGGGGCCTTGGCGAAGGCTTCCATCAGAGGTGTGATGCGCGCATCGCACTGCCAGCCGGTGAAATCGGCGCAGTTGAAGGCGACCATCACATTGGTCAGCGGCGAGCCGAGGTCGAAACCACCGGCATGGACGCCATAGACGCTCCAGCCCTCCTTCTTGGCGCGGCGGGCCAACACGCTCGCCCAATCCATCACCTGGAGATCGACGTTGAAGCCAGCCGCCTTAAGCCGCTCGGCCAGCACCTGCGCCGATACACGCGGCGCTTCGAGGTCGTTGGCCTCCATGACCACAACGGGCTCGCCGGCATATTTAGTTGCCTTCAGCGCAGCCTTCGCCGCCTCGATCGACGGCTTTGCAGCGGCTTCCGTGCCAGCCTTGCT
This genomic stretch from Bradyrhizobium daqingense harbors:
- a CDS encoding AraC family transcriptional regulator, with amino-acid sequence MTTTLLEAVRRYANLRCDQHGAAKTPIPGLTAVRAMTQSQLQYAINRPLVALVLQGRKRVTMGSHSFDFGAGESLLISADVPTVSQITRASAKVPYFSLVVELDAAVIASLIVEMNLAPGQQAISVRVDPTEAEVADAALRLMRLLERPSSLPVLRSQLVREIHYWLLAGRHGTAIRALGVADSHAQRIARAVAIIRSEYAKPLRIERLAEAAAMSPSSFHQHFRAITSLSPLQFQKQLRLIEARRMMLSEGSEVSSAAFAVGYESVSQFTREYGRMFGRPPAKDIKVALSQLDTAA
- a CDS encoding SDR family NAD(P)-dependent oxidoreductase, which translates into the protein MAKIAIVTGASRGLGRNMAVNIARKGSDVIITYRSRADLAESAVAEIKALGRRAVAFQLDSADVAGFPAFAQTLGQTLKETFGRETFDDLVHNAGDGLFATLGETTEAQFDQQMNLHVKGVLFLTQALLPLMANGGSIVTIGSGLTRVTYPGFAVYTMAKAAADMMAVCMARELGPRGIRVNSVAPGAIETDFGGGLVRDNSDVNKQFAAMTALGRVGVPDDIGPMVASLLSEDNRWVTGQRIEVSGGQMI
- a CDS encoding winged helix-turn-helix domain-containing protein; translated protein: MTALVERPGEIVSKQELFARVWPNTIVEEANLKVNINALRRALGDGPEPAKYIATVTGRGYRFIAQVQAAEEGISAGTATGGQGLPMAVARIFGRAGVIDAILHDLNVSKIVSVVGTGGVGKTTVAVAAAHEASRRHAYGATFVDLAKISDPQFVPTAIAYALGLGVTGGDPLSSVLRALKLQEKILLFDNCEHLLPSVATAVDRLARQLDGVHILTTSREPLGLGGAERIHRIRGLECDPSERPAADEACKFPAVELFATRATERSGYRLTDADAAAVAEICRRLDGNALAIELAATQTAAFSPARILQMLDESFRLLNLGPLGAPQRQQSLLATLDWSYSLLSEREAALLCEVSVFAGVFSVDGAAAVSNGGPAEATNTLAKLAAKSLLVMDTNADLVTYRLLETTRAYCAERLRISGEDQAVRCRHAEHVCAVLEQAASEWSQRPAHEWGAAYRHVVDDLRVALAWARRDEANRSLRIRLTVAGLLLWNHFSLIQECHVHVSRAVEELDAAGLAGTAFEMKFKLWLGASTMITRGLKTAAMAALQRASEIANQIGDTDYRHRCLMLIAAFELFTGEYDSGIRTIKTFASAAAADDPSILPEGEVHLGIADLFLGRLQDAQHRLESLQLRDLRYFNRSYSVRYLADIVILLECALSQVLWLRGLPDSASRTAAAAFERARPGHHHLSLNNALTYSCPVFYWCGRYEECDQYVELLAEHVERQGLFTRRPIASFYRAALAHEKGGASSDTVDSLKEAIEEFRNVNYLVRMPYYLSVLADALARAGRFGEAEATILTAVKTARARSEGWCLPEVIRVHASILAAQDQTREAEASLMESIELARDIGALSWRLRAANDLAKLWCARSRRDDARKILLPIYDEFTEGFQTRDLLVASDLLAKLASSGDGRAA
- a CDS encoding GMC family oxidoreductase, whose protein sequence is MYDVIVVGGGSAGAAVAARLSEDPARRVLLLEAGRDWRADEAPWEVRTPNPIPIIHKREYQEKWQWPDLLSRRVGGQVPRFYWRGKGLGGSSMMNGQIAIRGVADAFDEWAANGCSGWSAREVMPLFSVIEDDLEFGDAEGHGRGGPLPVYRAPPDKWGPIDRGLRDAALASGYPWCADLNGHDGEGVACYPINSRDSRRISTNEAYLEPARGRANLEIRGHALVDRGLISDGRVTGLRVHFEGQGTHEISARQIVLCAGAIHSPAILLRSGIGPAEELKAMGIAVARDLPVGKHFFDHPLFRATIQLHEGLRPTDPDTRHTNCCVTYSSGLADGGKRDMILIAFNHRGIGNPGAIGAGLFNAYSRGTLKLASTDPSIDPVVEENMLVDPRDMLRMMDAVKRLAVITAQPALSGIADWIRLADTDLTLQQAGSLPDHELDAVLRRETGDIQHAAGSCRMSGVGNADGVVNPDGTVKGISGLRVADASIMPSDCRANTHFTTVVIGEAIARMMMR